Proteins found in one Crassostrea angulata isolate pt1a10 chromosome 3, ASM2561291v2, whole genome shotgun sequence genomic segment:
- the LOC128177994 gene encoding zinc finger protein 768-like, which yields MEESEEIKKETKRRNPKRKSAITTEKEKKDADESAGEIKFPKPPRKRKPQSFMCEECGKLFNRADLLRNHKRVHTGDKPFTCEVCGDKFREQGHLRRHMTRHTGKKPYQCYICGKELNSSLAKHLRRHLNDRQFSCVLCDKKFVSGFELKQHILTHKKGTFQENSKRGTPSLHKREPKLYKAVDAPAIPGGPLIAIPATQQEMIEANIASVQETSFPFHRSLPVPQGDQLTMNQINDHPDPALVNWDYLSYAAAVELTQATPTQPLKAKASGRKRLSDLSWDVSQSNQKLSQQHQQSATQPDAKEVLQPPAEGEKNGTVNESDEIQKCEELAKSNENHHKESEIDVQNQSVTDKEQEVQSVPVTHPNENAEERTESLACPSTCSSQEQTPPISTEEQTETPPISTEEQTETPPISTENEIKDTQSDSFTKVKHLTISVKEEPLDVDTENSARLESVINDEGLSDDDNFAADFSDQDDSGSITDDYEAEVYFQKLDDSVLEEKTQEDKDWTPESDGSKKSLKVKIKTPKRASKQKASKQGGETEVPKKRGRKRKKTEEVEEGEEEEEEEEELPTTVCTDSNTLFVISPDKKDASGSKKKRSSKKDQVFVCEECGKVFFRNDLLKNHMRVHTGDKPFTCEVCGESFRESGHLRRHMTRHTGKKPYKCDLCGKELNSSLAKHLKRHMNDRQFPCTMCDKKFVSGFELKHHMIIHNTSDHIPCHICGRKFSHTNILQRHMLTHSDNRPFPCPDCDKSYKCKQDLDRHRSIHKEVFTATCHICGKQFCQDRYLYRHLKRHQQLKEEGVDETERSTKFKPFFCEVCHQRFTTAPNLKQHMHLHFSTEKFACYLCSKMFTQKRYLQRHIRRHKQNRIKGFPSSIDDTDLLMGHMVATFNEQGSKMRADKVVGSTEFEGPDSPDSLEEGEVLNQSTDDQEVNTEPEPEPPGGQEHLSKPVFPSADSEFPAYENDGADSDGSEEEGVIPPNYLNIMTQPPSVALAQPQT from the exons ATGGAAGAATCAGAggagataaaaaaagaaactaaaAGAAGGAACCCAAAACGAAAAAGTGCTATAACCACGGAAAAGGAGAAGAAAGATGCTGATGAAAGTGCAGGGGAAATCAAATTCCCAAAACCTCCTC GAAAGAGAAAGCCTCAATCCTTTATGTGTGAGGAATGTGGGAAGCTGTTCAATAGAGCTGATTTATTGCGCAATCACAAGCGTGTCCACACTGGGGACAAACCATTTACCTGTGAAGTGTGTGGGGACAAATTCAGAGAGCAGGGGCACTTGCGGCGACATATGACTAGACACACAG GTAAGAAACCCTACCAGTGCTACATCTGTGGGAAGGAGCTCAATAGCAGTCTGGCCAAACACCTAAGACGTCATCTCAACGACAGACAATTCTCCTGTGTTTTGTGCGACAAGAAGTTTGTGTCAGGATTTGAACTGAAGCAACACATACTGACccataaaaagggcacattCCAGGAAAATTCA AAAAGAGGAACTCCCAGTCTACATAAGAGAGAACCAAAGTTATATAAAGCTGTTGATGCACCCGCCATTCCAGGGGGGCCTCTGATTGCAATTCCTGCTACACAACAAGAAATGATTGAGGCAAACATTGCTTCAGTACAGGAAACTTCATTTCCTTTTCATAGGAGTCTACCTGTCCCACAAGGGGACCAGTTAACAATGAACCAGATCAATGATCATCCAGATCCGGCTCTTGTTAATTGGGATTATTTGTCGTATGCTGCTGCAGTGGAGCTAACACAAGCCACTCCCACTCAACCATTAAAAGCTAAAGCTTCTGGAAGGAAAAGACTGTCTGATTTATCCTGGGATGTTTCTCAAAGTAACCAAAAACTGAGTCAGCAGCATCAACAATCTGCCACTCAGCCAGATGCAAAAGAAGTGCTACAACCACCTGCAGAAGGAGAGAAAAATGGAACAGTCAATGAGAGTGATGAAATACAAAAGTGTGAGGAGTTAGCAAAGAGTAATGAGAATCACCATAAAGAATCAGAGATAGATGTTCAGAATCAATCTGTCACCGACAAAGAGCAAGAGGTGCAGAGTGTACCAGTTACACACCCAAATGAGAATGCAGAGGAAAGAACAGAGAGTCTTGCTTGTCCATCTACTTGCTCATCACAGGAACAGACTCCTCCAATATCCACAGAAGAACAGACAGAGACTCCTCCAATATCCACAGAGGAACAGACAGAGACTCCTCCAATATCcacagaaaatgaaatcaagGATACTCAGTCAGACTCTTTCACCAAGGTTAAGCATCTGACAATAAGTGTGAAAGAAGAGCCTTTAGATGTGGATACAGAGAACTCAGCACGCTTAGAGAGTGTTATTAACGATGAGGGGTTGTCAGATGATGACAATTTCGCTGCTGACTTCTCAGACCAAGATGACTCGGGATCAATCACTGATGATTATGAAGCAGAGGTGTATTTTCAGAAGCTGGATGACTCTGTTCTGGAAGAGAAGACCCAGGAGGACAAGGATTGGACTCCGGAGTCGGATGGTTCCAAGAAATCCctgaaagtgaaaataaaaaccccGAAGCGGGCATCCAAACAAAAGGCTTCCAAACAAGGTGGCGAGACTGAGGTACCCAAGAAGAGAGGGAGGAAGAGGAAGAAGACAGAGGAAGTTGAAGAGGGGGAGGAGGAAGAGGAAGAAGAAGAGGAACTGCCAACCACTGTGTGCACTGATTCAAACACATTGTTTGTAATATCACCTGATAAAAAAGATGCATCTGGCTCCAAAAAGAAAAGATCAT CCAAGAAGGATCAGGTGTTTGTATGTGAGGAGTGTGGCAAGGTTTTCTTCCGTAATGATCTGCTGAAGAACCACATGAGGGTACACACCGGTGACAAACCGTTTACTTGCGAGGTGTGTGGGGAGAGCTTCCGGGAGTCAGGACATCTCCGCCGGCACATGACCAGACACACAG GTAAAAAGCCATACAAATGTGATCTCTGTGGCAAGGAGCTAAACAGCAGCCTGGCCAAGCATCTAAAACGACACATGAATGACCGACAGTTTCCTTGCACCATGTGCGACAAGAAGTTTGTGTCAGGATTCGAGTTGAAGCATCATATGATCATACACAACACGTCGGATCACATCCCCTGCCATATCTGTGGAAGAAAATTCAGTCACACCAACATTCTACAGCGTCACATGTTGACCCACAGTGACAACCGGCCGTTCCCTTGTCCAGACTGTGACAAAAGTTACAAGTGTAAGCAGGACCTGGACAGACATCGATCCATCCACAAGGAGGTGTTCACTGCGACCTGTCACATCTGTGGGAAACAGTTCTGTCAGGATCGATACCTGTACAGACATTTGAAACGTCATCAACAGTTAAAGGAGGAAGGGGTAGATGAAACAGAGCGTTCTACAAAATTCAAACCCTTTTTTTGTGAAGTCTGCCACCAGAGATTTACAACAGCACCAAATTTAAAACAACACATGCATCTGCACTTCTCTACAGAAAAATTTGCTTGTTACTTGTGCAGTAAAATGTTTACCCAGAAGCGATATCTTCAACGCCACATCAGGCGCCACAAACAAAACCGAATCAAGGGCTTCCCCAGCAGTATAGATGACACTGATCTCTTGATGGGCCACATGGTAGCTACATTCAATGAACAAGGTAGTAAGATGCGTGCAGACAAGGTGGTGGGTTCTACTGAATTTGAGGGGCCAGACTCGCCGGATAGCCTGGAAGAGGGGGAGGTTTTGAACCAGAGCACCGACGACCAAGAGGTGAACACTGAACCTGAGCCTGAACCACCTGGAGGTCAGGAACACCTTTCAAAGCCTGTCTTTCCATCTGCTGATTCAGAATTTCCAGCATATGAAAATGACGGGGCGGATTCAGATGGATCGGAAGAGGAAGGTGTAATTCCTCCTAACTATTTGAACATTATGACACAACCACCAAGTGTGGCTTTGGCTCAACCCCAAACCTGA